The following coding sequences are from one Triticum aestivum cultivar Chinese Spring chromosome 5A, IWGSC CS RefSeq v2.1, whole genome shotgun sequence window:
- the LOC123102355 gene encoding uncharacterized protein, producing MGLADAARSRLLAALRPWLVADPAELRVELGPLRSRAVARGLQLGAAALSAPDSFPARVDRAAVAEVELAVSPWGAPALAAVLRGVDVSLTLREPAPRKQRPDIKEWVSKEKKRVIASIDPQGEILHEMIEGLVSSLEDKFTSGFASVLLNCSQVRIDDITIQVRYLDGSHVLVLRATDLQLGPELVSRSSLFRGLVGSSISSIKKNHLLVKCNDFEFVMKENDCTDCTASFTGLSACARLDNLQLAAFSIHVPSACCKISPKAIPSLMVILDITSQKEHYKTRSGRELWQIAMQKLDSPIVGHRFSLSKALSCATYWQHYVHAYVLLLSLVGYPSDKVIKKNCGRVSRNRKMLGAIRDHWVIVLELEEKVPAEAIARARRAARSKLAISQQQNKQESSKTLLVSSIMKILSPFLYLWRFVVFAFWSVFRARDSGNKTCRSRAHIFPGFSHDSDMEFQLGIHLGELSVILLPIADHSIGMKKLNNGSKSYHSDLPSIHLVIKSSCLLYSAGCITQSLFFVAGELKVFLAGVPKLSRADNSNTLGRNSSFKTAEFAEDTDSKMILWSDSASMHPFSEKQSDEFPHSDGSSTAVLRSGMEKLWREWMLISNLYNESGVIHHEKPSVIFEVKSYVVDPYQNISGFHQCRFTVGKLNLDLDYQCASSTYMLHRQFMHYKHLKELNRNIPNLPIPGASITPASGVLDKLRSFTQIMNIVMSDAIPGNTLQIEALIAGPSIRLSFDKNNLLQNCKNKYVPLFSRMNSRTSCIVLSLAYVECAMWPASLSTPRRSNSHVKESHSTFCMKEVQEPVYPATESSARHVYPENIELDAYFKLANLTLLIDNLETNHQCHVFGPMSANFQLSTGRKYVHSFFADRNILSMNLGGGIVGCIALFYMDELFTVCQLIESMHLVALNSDLVNVKYSQDFIGRLASFCNKTVVGSTRDLGIDRIAQEESIDSHTELIVEVEPTYIIFSTSRGGLFPNPAVFVNNTINYISSSPIFEGITTQELHDMLALGVGFCIRSSSLKLLLGGQCTDILVSLSGIQSVVFENQVEYTTMLSSLPYNKNQFIITECTFHLRAGPTKDSLTLVKMEDESRSGRVSDSLGICYSIEIEFTEVYIGDYRVHNYLTEVNQPSRQKISLLIDDNLQIFKCKIQGGLIFLETIFLAKLVFCCKIYFWLLMDLPVWATSNLAKDSVTSVSAKSDPNVINGYTQGEVSPVSLGVHSQSEESHLNAIKCLDIDLSRISITLAVADEPGTYQGLTLEVDASFQLLNFGMKILFEVKCLSVSTISSMPKSAHEQLRDVPAPRFRSRKSTVLTSQSEIQEYLPFIEADNGVTHDRDAPASSTSTLESSTGNTLEFSSHKSYILSHFSTSLKIEKKQLDRDSNLMCLSGDYCGNGFVSGLEVTISLSSIEMISSLLAPFHGMLSSTATQKEIQIGDTTQQEQLDNIDCTIPDGAIVAIRDLDQQMYVSVKNIGMKYQVVGAYHYSLAGEHALFKVKHHKRWGSDTPYISLLSLCAKTDEGKELALSFSQGSDLVEISSFVDKPCSLWSLFPLGFDSFEDDEDDGNSCKVISSSSYHLVNKKNNYGIAFVDGLLEFVKKPGNPFKLKILDESLFSDVARLIVPNMNLDGNSYLDVEDELPSAVMDRLETVASSQHITISIDKIVFTITHEVFDTGDVFPLVQNCINDIRVVTQIYPSKIRILSSFKVSGQYFDARKNMWEDLISPITSYVFLRFRFFNQDSVTRRSRTPLRFFFHLKQVDIFINELSVDMLLYLVGKLGLMGPYAVRNSAIFPNCCKIENNSRLALVCHFQNNGDAIVPGQQSTSVFLRNFVFDDNRPHDQSLVSISLFKEGAFSTAPINIPLHESGIYAWRTLASSLKDSRRFSGPFVVVKVSQNSVEGLSLSVQPLLRIYNKSDFPLELRFQRPQNENEEAALVTVRSGDMVDESTGVLDAMNLSGGSKKALMSLALGNFMLSIRPEMSEHSNLSHATLFQWSEDITGEKAVRISGVIEKLNYNIRKAFSIDSMKSSFSSLSCPVSVGGQHVMDLYFLIHTLARDVPLQPTNGTRVSGRSASVALQLQREIFIYPTVQVYNFLQTDIHVLLTDSKPENTRDDNFGLIGKEATITSGSSAYFYVNPAMFNFSVTLISYGSKSKAANSADWAKRMQKQTARAQFLDLELEFVPGKFHSSLRLLRQEKGLLEVALFTRYTLQNTSDYPLLCTASGQKPLPAFEIGKGNINLPPQNGCILPSMSMSSWFTKSNKLRISLHDEKGSEAFIDLEALSGFTEFFLEIHDDIFPHRMAAFGMSLQPVIYGLHVSSQVVLIVPRYVISNESAAAVAVRQCLVQDDIDGLTIEAKQRATLQTWKPGKKREGNYFDLFLKKHKNVSEDSLIFIQFCPKETGYGWSGPICVSSIGRFFMKFRRSEDMVIDGINKDTLQDGKLKQFASVDVVQENTSFVLHFTKPPKVALPYRVENCLNKASIMYFQKDSDESDMLGPQESEQYAWDDSSLPRKLVVRIVDTPALREIKIDKISPWKPFLKMRSRLNLDFSFSNGLSSEKQGFDDSFGLRVFKIGYEVYADGLTRVLRICEQAENPKAEKIQRPIAHAQFRISYMCIHLLDKGQSDEVLQSPSTILMATFQRVSADSVITDRHKNVDVAVYSVNVDEKWDGASFGSVLRMNKLQGDALNENILRIVCVLNSSNSSVKQVHYCSIILQPIDLKVDEETLMKLVPFWRTSLAPAGTPSTQFYFRQFEVHPIKIIASFRPGRSQTSYSSSQEALRALLHSVVKVPEISNSAVELNGVLLNHALVTFRELFLKCAQHYSWYVLRAIYVTKGSSLLPPSFASMFDDSASSVLDVFFDPSDGSLNLPGLTIGMFKFISKNMKSGGTKRYLGDLGKTVKTASSNALFAAITEVSDSVVKGAETNGLNGMVTGFHRGMLRLAMEPSVLGQAIMEGGPDRKIKLDHSPGLDELYIEGYLQAMLDVMYKQEYLRVRVIDDLVFLKNLPPNSALINEIVENVKAFLVSKALLKGDASTVRSWRRLRNEPEWKIAPTVLTLCEHLFVSFAVRLLHQEATKAIAEATTKVKGQLTGGEDEGESSSGGGALVKQGRLWTVGRFAASGVVAYVDGRLCRHIPNPIARRIVSGFLLSFIDRRDDE from the exons ATGGGCCTCGCCGACGCGGCGCGCTCGCGGCTGCTGGCCGCGCTCCGGCCGTGGCTGGTGGCTGACCCGGCGGAGCTGCGGGTGGAGCTTGGCCCGCTCCGCTCCCGCGCCGTCGCGCGTGGGCTCCAGCTCGGCGCCGCGGCGCTCTCCGCGCCGGACTCCTTCCCCGCCAGGGTCGACCGCGCGGCCGTCGCCGAGGTCGAGCTCGCCGTCTCGCCCTGGGGCGCCCCCGCGCTCGCCGCAGTCCTGCGCGGTGTCGACGTCTCGCTCACCCTCAG GGAGCCTGCACCGCGGAAGCAGCGGCCAGACATCAAGGAATGGGTATCCAAGGAGAAGAAGAGAGTGATTGCATCAATTGACCCTCAG GGTGAAATATTGCATGAGATGATTGAAGGTCTAGTTAGCTCCCTGGAAGATAAGTTTACCTCGGGATTTGCCAGTGTACTTCTAAACTGTAGTCAGGTGCGGATTGATGATATCACAATACAAGTTCGGTATCTTgatggctcccatgttttggtattGAGGGCAACTGACTTACAGTTAGGTCCTGAGCTTGTTTCTCGCAGTTCTCTGTTCAGAGGATTAGTTGGCTCTTCTATATCATCAATAAAGAAGAATCACCTTCTTGTTAAATGTAATGATTTTGAGTTTGTGATGAAGGAGAATGATTGTACAGATTGCACTGCATCTTTTACAGGCTTATCTGCTTGTGCTAGACTGGATAATCTCCAACTTGCTGCTTTTAGCATCCATGTTCCCAGTGCATGCTGCAAAATTTCACCAAAAGCTATTCCTTCGTTGATGGTGATTTTGGACATTACAAGTCAAAAGGAACACTACAAGACTAGGAGTGGTAGGGAGCTCTGGCAAATTGCTATGCAAAAGCTTGACAGTCCAATAGTAGGCCACAGATTTTCTTTAAGCAAGGCCTTAAGCTGTGCTACTTATTGGCAGCACTatgttcatgcttatgtgttgTTGTTATCATTAGTCGGATATCCCTCTGACAAGGTGATAAAGAAGAATTGTGGTAGGGTGTCAAGGAACAGGAAAATGTTGGGAGCTATCAGAGATCATTGGGTAATTGTTCTTGAGTTGGAGGAGAAAGTTCCTGCAGAAGCTATTGCTAGAGCACGACGTGCTGCCCGTTCAAAACTTGCCATATCACAGCAACAGAACAAGCAAGAATCATCAAAAACGCTTCTGGTTTCTTCCATAATGAAAATTCTCTCTCCTTTTTTATATTTATGGAGGTTTGTTGTATTCGCATTCTGGTCAGTGTTCAGAGCTAGGGATTCTGGAAACAAAACATGTAGATCCCGTGCACACATTTTTCCTGGTTTCTCTCATGATTCAGACATGGAGTTTCAGCTCGGAATTCACCTTGGAGAACTCTCTGTAATCCTGTTACCTATTGCTGATCACTCCATCGGCATGAAAAAGTTAAACAATGGAAGCAAGAGTTATCACAGTGATTTACCTTCGATACATTTGGTGATAAAATCATCATGCTTACTTTACTCAGCTGGTTGCATCACACAATCGCTGTTTTTTGTTGCTGGAGAACTGAAGGTTTTTCTCGCTGGTGTCCCGAAGTTGTCACGAGCGGATAATAGCAACACACTTGGGAGGAATTCATCTTTTAAAACTGCAGAGTTTGCCGAAGACACTGATTCAAAGATGATCCTCTGGAGTGATTCTGCCAGTATGCACCCATTTTCCGAAAAACAATCTGATGAATTTCCCCACAGTGATGGTTCGTCCACTGCTGTTCTACGGAGTGGTATGGAGAAACTGTGGAGGGAATGGATGTTAATCAGCAATTTATACAATGAATCTGGTGTGATACATCATGAAAAGCCTTCTGTTATTTTTGAAGTCAAATCATACGTTGTTGATCCTTACCAAAATATAAGTGGGTTTCACCAATGCAGATTTACAGTCGGTAAACTAAACCTTGATTTGGATTATCAGTGTGCTTCATCTACCTATATGCTGCATAGACAGTTCATGCATTACAAACATCTGAAAGAGCTAAACAGAAATATACCAAACCTTCCGATTCCTGGTGCCTCTATAACACCTGCAAGTGGAGTTCTTGATAAACTGAGATCATTCACTCAGATAATGAATATTGTGATGTCAGATGCTATTCCAGGAAATACCCTCCAGATTGAAGCACTGATTGCTGGTCCCAGTATCCGGTTATCCTTTGATAAAAACAATTTGTTGCAAAATTGCAAAAATAAGTATGTGCCCCTATTTTCTCGGATGAATAGCAGGACATCCTGCATAGTTCTCAGTCTGGCATATGTTGAATGTGCCATGTGGCCAGCATCTCTATCTACTCCACGGAGATCTAATTCACATGTCAAGGAATCACATAGTACATTTTGCATGAAGGAGGTGCAAGAACCTGTTTATCCTGCAACCGAAAGTAGTGCAAGACATGTTTATCCAGAGAATATTGAGTTGGATGCTTACTTCAAATTGGCTAATCTAACTCTCCTGATAGATAATTTAGAGACCAATCATCAGTGTCATGTATTTGGACCAATGTCGGCCAATTTCCAACTGTCAACAGGCAG GAAGTATGTGCATTCCTTCTTCGCAGACAGAAACATTCTGTCAATGAACTTAGGAGGAGGAATTGTTGGTTGCATAGCTTTGTTCTACATGGATGAATTGTTTACTGTTTGCCAG CTTATTGAAAGTATGCATCTGGTGGCATTGAATTCTGACTTGGTTAATGTTAAGTATTCCCAAGATTTTATTGGAAGGCTAGCATCGTTCTGCAATAAAACTGTGGTGGGGAGCACAAGAGATCTTGGCATTGATCGTATTGCCCAGGAAGAATCAATTGACTCTCATACAGAACTCATAGTTGAAGTGGAACCAACATACATCATCTTTAGTACTTCACGTGGTGGACTTTTTCCGAATCCTGCCGTCTTTGTCAACAACACCATAAACTACATCAGCAGCTCTCCTATATTTGAGGGAATAACAACACAGGAATTGCATGATATGTTAGCTTTGGGTGTTGGGTTCTGCATCAGAAGTTCTTCTTTGAAACTTCTGCTTGGTGGACAATGTACAGACATCCTTGTTAGTTTATCCGGAATTCAGTCTGTGGTATTCGAGAACCAAGTTGAATACACAACTATGCTTAGTAGTTTACCGTATAACAAGAACCAGTTCATTATAACAGAATGCACCTTCCATCTGCGTGCTGGGCCCACTAAAGATAGCTTGACCCTTGTGAAAATGGAAGATGAATCTAGAAGTGGTCGTGTTTCTGATTCTTTGGGAATTTGCTATTCTATTGAAATTGAATTTACAGAGGTTTATATTGGAGACTATAGGGTTCACAACTATTTAACTGAAGTCAATCAACCCAGTAGACAGAAAATCTCTCTGTTGATCGATGATAATCTTCAAATTTTCAAATGCAAAATCCAG GGTGGCTTGATCTTTCTTGAAACAATTTTCTTAGCTAAGCTTGTTTTCTGTTGCAAAATTTATTTTTGGCTGCTTATGGATCTCCCAGTGTGGGCAACTTCAAATTTAGCCAAAGATTCAGTAACTTCAGTCTCTGCAAAAAGTGACCCTAATGTGATCAACGGTTATACACAGGGGGAAGTATCACCGGTGTCTTTAGGTGTTCATTCACAAAGTGAGGAATCCCATTTGAATGCTATCAAATGTCTAGATATTGATTTATCTCGGATTTCTATTACACTTGCTGTTGCGGATGAACCTG GTACATATCAGGGATTAACTCTCGAAGTTGACGCAAGTTTTCAACTATTGAATTTTGGCATGAAGATTTTGTTTGAGGTGAAGTGTCTTTCAGTCTCCACTATTAGTAGTATGCCCAAGAGTGCCCATGAACAATTGAGAGATGTGCCAGCACCCCGTTTTCGGTCCAGAAAGTCTACTGTTCTTACatctcagtctgaaattcaagaatATCTTCCATTTATAGAAGCGGATAATGGTGTTACCCATGATCGTGATGCTCCTGCAAGTTCAACTTCTACATTAGAAAGTTCAACAGGCAATACACTTGAATTTTCTTCACATAAGAGTTATATCCTCAGCCATTTCTCTACTTCTCTTAAGATAGAGAAAAAACAATTGGATAGAGATTCTAATTTGATGTGTTTAAGTGGTGATTATTGTGGAAACGGTTTTGTTTCTGGTTTGGAGGTGACAATATCATTATCAAGCATTGAG ATGATCTCGTCATTACTTGCTCCTTTCCATGGAATGCTGAGTTCTACTGCAACTCAGAAGGAAATACAGATTGGTGACACCACTCAGCAAGAACAGCTGGATAATATAGATTGTACTATACCTGATG GAGCAATTGTGGCTATACGAGATCTTGATCAACAGATGTATGTATCAGTCAAAAATATTGGAATGAAGTATCAAGTGGTCGGTGCATACCATTATTCCCTTGCTGGTGAACATGCATTATTTAAG GTGAAACACCATAAGAGATGGGGGTCAGACACACCATATATTTCTCTTTTATCTTTATGTGCAAAAACTGATGAAGGCAAAGAGCTGGCCCTTAGTTTCTCCCAAGGATCAGATTTGGTTGAAATTTCTTCATTTGTTGACAAGCCTTGTTCACTGTGGAGCTTGTTTCCTCTCGGGTTTGATAGTTTTGAGGATGACGAAGATGATGGTAATTCTTGCAAGGTTATTTCAAGTAGTTCTTACCATCTTGTGAACAAGAAAAACAATTATGGCATTGCATTTGTGGATGGTCTACTGGAGTTTGTGAAAAAGCCAGGAAATCCATTTAAGTTGAAGATTTTGGATGAATCTCTATTCTCTGATGTTGCAAGGCTCATTGTTCCCAATATGAACTTGGATGGTAACTCTTATTTGGATGTGGAAGATGAGTTGCCTTCTGCTGTAATGGATAGGTTGGAAACTGTTGCAAGTTCACAACATATAACCATCAGTATTGATAAGATTGTTTTTACCATTACGCATGAAGTGTTTGATACTGGTGATGTTTTTCCACTGGTCCAAAACTGCATAAATGATATCCGTGTTGTCACACAAATATACCCATCCAAGATCAGGATTCTAAGTTCATTCAAAGTTTCAGGGCAGTACTTCGATGCCCGCAAAAATATGTG GGAGGACCTTATCTCACCTATCACTTCCTATGTGTTCTTACGatttagatttttcaaccaagatTCAGTTACTAGACGTAGCAGGACCCCACTGCGTTTCTTCTTTCATTTAAAGCAG GTGGATATTTTCATAAATGAGCTTTCAGTTGACATGCTGCTTTATTTGGTCGGGAAGTTAGGCTTGATGGGTCCATATGCTGTGAGAAACTCAGCTATTTTTCCTAACTGCTGCAAG ATAGAGAATAACTCAAGGCTGGCACTTGTATGTCATTTTCAAAATAATGGGGACGCAATAGTTCCTGGACAACAGTCGACTTCAGTTTTCTTGAG GAATTTTGTATTTGATGATAATCGCCCACATGATCAGAGCTTAGTTTCTATTTCTTTATTCAAGGAAGGGGCATTTTCAACTGCTCCAATCAATATTCCTCTCCATGAGTCTGGCATCTACGCATGGAGAACCCTAGCATCGTCTCTCAAAG ATTCAAGACGCTTCTCTGGACCATTTGTTGTGGTCAAGGTGTCCCAGAATTCTGTG GAAGGTCTATCGCTTTCAGTCCAACCTTTGTTGAGGATATATAATAAGAGTGACTTTCCCCTTGAACTTCGGTTTCAGAGGCCACAAAATGAGAATGAAGAGGCTGCGCTTGTCACAGTTCGAAGCGGTGACATGGTTGATGAATCTACTGGAGTACTTGACGCTATGAATTTATCTGGAGGATCCAAAAAAGCGCTGATGTCTCTAGCCCTTG GAAATTTTATGCTGTCAATTAGACCTGAGATGTCCGAACACTCAAATCTGAGCCATGCAACTTTATTCCAATGGTCAGAAGACATAACCGGTGAAAAAGCAGTTCGCATATCTGGTGTTATAGAAAAACTTAATTACAACATAAGAAAAGCCTTCAGTATTGATTCCATGAAGTCTTCTTTCAGTTCTTTGAGTTGCCCTGTTTCCGTTGGTGGTCAGCATGTGATGGATCTTTATTTTTTGATTCATACTCTGGCTAGAGATGTGCCTTTGCAGCCTACAAATGGTACTCGTGTGTCTGGCAGGAGTGCATCAGTGGCATTACAGCTGCAAAGAGAAATTTTTATATACCCGACTGTTCAAGTGTACAATTTCTTGCAGACAGACATACATGTGCTTCTGACTGACTCCAAACCGG AGAATACCAGAGACGATAATTTTGGCCTCATTGGAAAGGAGGCAACAATTACAAGTGGTTCAAGCGCTTATTTCTATGTGAATCCTGCCATGTTTAATTTTTCAGTCACACTAATTTCATATGGTTCAAAGTCCAAGGCAGCTAATAGTGCCGATTGGGCCAAGAGAATGCAAAAGCAGACAGCTCGAGCTCAATTCCTTGATCTAGAATTAGAGTTTGTTCCTGGGAAGTTTCATTCTTCTTTAAGACTGTTGCGTCAGGAGAAAGGCTTGCTGGAG GTTGCTCTTTTCACAAGATATACACTACAAAATACAAGTGACTACCCCTTGCTGTGCACAGCTTCTGGTCAAAAACCACTACCCGC GTTTGAAATTGGAAAAGGCAATATTAATCTTCCTCCACAGAATGGTTGTATTTTGCCCTCAATGTCAATGAGCTCCTGGTTTACAAA GTCAAATAAACTGCGAATAAGCCTGCATGACGAGAAAGGATCAGAAGCATTTATTGATTTAGAAGCATTATCTGGTTTCACTGAATTTTTTCTTGAGATCCACGATGATATATTTCCCCATCGGATGGCAGCTTTCGGCATGTCTTTACAACCTGTTATTTATGGCTTGCATGTGTCATCACAAGTTGTATTAATCGTGCCAAGATATGTGATCTCAAATGAGTCTGCTGCTGCAGTTGCTGTTCGCCAATGTCTTGTTCAG GATGACATAGATGGATTGACAATTGAAGCTAAACAGAGGGCTACCTTACAGACATGGAAACCTGGAAAAAAGCGAGAAGGAAACTACTTTGATTTGTTTCTTAAGAAGCACAAAAATGTATCCGAGGATTCCCTCATTTTTATCCAGTTTTGTCCAAAAGAAACAGGGTATGGTTGGTCTGGACCAATTTGTGTTTCATCAATCGGCCGTTTTTTTATGAAGTTTAGAAGATCAGAAGATATGGTAATAGATGGGATTAACAAAGACACTTTACAAGACGGGAAGCTGAAACAGTTTGCTTCTGTTGATGTTGTTCAAGAgaatacatcttttgttctacACTTCACCAAGCCACCAAAGGTTGCACTACCATATCGGGTAGAGAATTGCTTGAATAAAGCATCTATCATGTATTTCCAGAAG GATTCAGACGAATCAGATATGTTAGGCCCTCAAGAATCAGAACAGTATGCATGGGATGACTCGAGTTTACCCCGGAAGTTGGTTGTGCGCATTGTTG ATACACCAGCACTCCGTGAAATTAAAATTGATAAGATCAGTCCATGGAAGCCATTCTTGAAGATGCGAAGCAGGCTCAATCTGGATTTCTCGTTTAGTAATGGACTCAGTTCAGAAAAACAAGGATTTGATGATTCATTTGGACTGAGGGTGTTTAAGATTGGCTATGAAGTATATGCCGATGGTTTAACCAGAGTTCTACGGATATGTGAACAGGCAGAGAATCCCAAAGCTGAGAAAATTCAACGGCCTATAGCACATGCACAGTTCAGAATATCTTATATGTGTATTCATCTTCTTGATAAGGGCCAG AGCGACGAAGTGCTTCAGTCACCCTCTACAATCTTAATGGCAACATTTCAGCGTGTATCTGCTGATTCAGTTATCACAGATAGACACAAGAATGTGGATGTTGCAGTTTAT TCAGTAAACGTGGATGAAAAGTGGGATGGAGCTTCCTTCGGATCAGTTTTGAGGATGAACAAGCTTCAGGGTGATGCTCTCAATGAAAATATTCTTCGTATAGTTTGTGTACTAAATTCATCGAATTCCAGTGTCAAACAAGTCCACTACTGTTCCATAATTCTGCAG CCGATTGATCTGAAGGTTGATGAGGAAACGTTAATGAAGCTTGTACCATTTTGGAGAACATCCCTTGCTCCTGCTGGTACACCGAGCACACAATTTTATTTTAGACAATTTGAAGTACATCCAATTAAG ATCATTGCAAGCTTTCGTCCTGGAAGATCACAGACATCTTACAGCTCTTCTCAAGAGGCTCTGAGAGCGCTATTGCACAGTGTTGTAAAG GTGCCCGAGATAAGTAATTCAGCGGTGGAGCTCAATGGTGTTCTCCTAAATCATGCTTTGGTTACATTCCGTGAGCTATTTTTAAAATGTGCCCAGCATTATTCATG GTATGTCCTGAGGGCAATCTATGTAACAAAGGGAAGCTCGTTGCTTCCTCCATCTTTCGCCTCGATGTTTGACGACTCGGCTTCAtctgttcttgatgttttctttgaCCCTTCTGATGGCTCACTCAACCTCCCTGGGCTTACCATAG GCATGTTTAAGTTTATAAGCAAAAATATGAAATCAGGTGGAACAAAGCGGTACCTTGGTGACCTTGGGAAAACT GTTAAAACTGCAAGTTCAAATGCTCTCTTTGCTGCTATCACGGAAGTTTCAGATAGCGTTGTGAAAGGAGCAGAAACAAATGGTTTAAATGGAATG GTTACCGGCTTCCACAGAGGCATGTTGAGGTTGGCAATGGAGCCATCTGTGTTAGGGCAGGCTATAATGGAGGGTGGTCCAGACAGAAAGATCAAACTTGATCATAGCCCTGGACTTGATGAG CTATACATCGAAGGGTACCTGCAAGCCATGCTGGATGTCATGTATAAACAAGAGTACCTTCGTGTGAGGGTGATTGATGACCTG GTTTTCCTAAAAAATCTACCACCGAATAGCGCTCTCATAAATGAAATTGTGGAAAACGTGAAGGCCTTTCTCGTCAGCAAGGCATTGTTGAAAGGAGACGCCTCTACGGTTCGGTCTTGGCGCCGTCTGCGAAATGAGCCT GAGTGGAAGATTGCGCCGACGGTGCTCACCCTGTGCGAGCACCTGTTTGTGAGCTTCGCGGTGCGCCTGCTGCACCAGGAGGCCACCAAGGCCATAGCGGAGGCCACGACCAAAGTGAAGGGACAACTCACTGGAGGCGAAGACGAAGGCGAATCGTCGTCCGGCGGAGGAGCCCTGGTTAAGCAGGGCAGGCTGTGGACGGTTGGCAGGTTCGCGGCTTCAGGCGTCGTCGCCTACGTGGACGGCCGGCTGTGCCGCCACATACCCAACCCAATCGCCAGGAGAATCGTGAGCGGGTTCCTCCTGAGCTTCATCGACAGGAGGGACGACGAATAG